The sequence gttttttgctaaaCAGGTATGATAGGTAAGTTGGATAAATTGAAGTGACCCATATCATATTGTCAGAAAGGTAGCACAACTGTTCCACAGATTTAAGGGGCATGATGGATAAGTTGATTGATTAAAGTGAACCCATATCACATTGTAAGCAATGTAGCCTACTAAATCACAACTCTACCACAATATCAACAAGGCCGAACCAACAGGAACTAGAATATATAACCAGAAATAATAATCCATACCACATAGCTAGTCAAAGTCTCATAGCTGGCTAACCAGTCTTTCTGTGAATACTTGGGAACAACTGCAAGGAGAGTCACTAGATGTTCTGAGGTAATTATATCCTCTGGTTTCACTAGATTTGAGAGATCCCGTACAGCCAGGCTGAAAAATGCAGAAAGCTAGGTCTGATCAGAAACCAGAATCAACTATTTTGCATATATGTGCAATtttaaaccccccccccccccaaaaaaaaaaaaaaaaagagaaaaagagaaagaaagaaagaaagaagaaaaacatgtACCTTCCACTTTGCTTTCGGTTTATAGCATTAAGCTGACTACGCACATTGTTGTATTCAGCAACACGAACCTAATATAAGAGACAAAGCTTTAAGACCCATATATattcatctaaaaaataaagatttatttatatgtCAGTCTAAAAAACTAAAGAGCTTTGGCTTAATTATGAGGTTTACTTCTTCAGTCAAGAAACATAACAGATCTAATCAATCCAAGTGGAGGAAAAAAACCTACATGATAAATGACGGGGAGAAAACTAAAGTTTGTAAGGTGGTAGCCAATCATATTAAAGTAGAAATGAATACATGCCTAGAAAATTTGAGGACGGCCAAGTAAACAATTGCTCTCATGGTATCAATTGTTGTTATttccatcaaaataaaaaatcataaacactCATGCAGCAATTTACCACACTCTACTTATCACAAGGTGTCAGGGAATCAACATTCTATGCTCCTCCTTTTTTGTTACCTCCTAGTATGATAGAGTCTGTGCCAAAACTAATCAGTTGCCTAGTTCAGTGCATGACTGTGCTATATAGCCTAAAGAAAGCAGGTGAAACAAACACTCAAGTTTCATAACCATGTACAAAAGATCTGACACACTAAAGCCAATGActcaatgagctctagctcaaatgacacATCCTTCCCTCAGAAGGATAGAGTGGAAGCTGAATTGTGCTCCAAGACCCACTAGATGTGCGTGTGACtcaccaattaaaaaaaaaaaaaaaaaaagaagacccTATACACTAAGAAGAGTTCTTGGAAGGGTTTTGTATCTTAATATGAGCCACAGGAGTTCACCATACCCATCATTCTCTGAAATATCCTGGCTTTACAATTGTAATTCTCTATGCTTTGTACACAGATGCTCATCCTTCCTATTTTTGGCATTCTCCCGAGCAATTCATCCAGCTAAGGAAGATAACCCCACACTTAAGACATCCACAATCCACAGATATCACATGTCATAAGCtaaacagaaaacaaaacacATTGTAGTCAAGTGCAGCGAACAGCTGATTTACCATAAACACCTAACCAAATCACATAGGTCATTGTAAAGAAACTTATTCTATCTCTCTCAGCTGATCTCGAAGAATCTTAACTATACTGTGTTGTCAAGGCTTGGTTTACTAACAAGCAATAATTCCTTGTATCTGCCTTCCAATAATAGATAACCAACATATCAAATCAAGACGAAATTAATTATTACCTTGAGATCATCCTCAATCTTTGACACTTGACTATGAATACTATCCACAGTCTCCCTCAAGGGTGACATAGTTGGGTACTTGGCTTCATCCCAAACAAACCTTTTCcattacaaaaccaaaacaaaaattctcgGTTAATAATACCCAGATCCCTCACAATAACAGAAAAAACCAAAATCCTAAGTCAAAATATCTTTATTGATTTTACAGAATTGTGATTCACCTAGTGAGGTACGAATCAACTGGTACTCCGTCAACAGTGAGAGCATTGCTCTCCACACCCGATACCCTCTCTAATTCCTCGATTTGACGCCTGATCTTGTGTGACACTCCTTCCACAAAGCTGTTTGACTACAAAATTCCACAGTAAAACtccaatttaataataataataacaacgaAAATCACGGAAATAACAGATCAATTTCAAATTTGCAATCAAATTGCCACAGAAAAAGTTGAAGAAATTTCAGATTCCATGAATcttaataattcataaaatattgataaaaaaaaaaaaaaaaagaagaagacaaaactACACAATTTGcacttaaaattaaaagaaagacATTCTGTgaataaaaaagttttcaaaattggaTTCAGATCAAAGCCAAATTTGCAATTAAATAGCCACAGAAATAAGTTCAAGAAATTACAGATTCTGTGaatcaaaataaagataaaaataaaaataaaaataaaattacaaaatttgtattaaaaaagaaaaagaaaaagcaacacATTCAGTGAATCAGGAAAAAGGACCTTCAAAATTGGATTCAGATGTTGGAGGAATTACCTTTTGGAGATCGTCGctgagagagagaagtgagtcGAGGGTGCCAACACGTAGATTAGGAACATTGAActggaaaaatcaaatataaaaacgAAAGAAGGACTATAATGACATGAAATTGAAGCAAAGAGAAACAGATCTTCCAAGGAAATGAGAGAATGAGTGAGTACTCTATAGAGAGGAGTGTCAAAGGAATGCTTGGAGATTTGCTCTTGCAATCGGTTCCACAAAGAAGTTGCAGAGTTCTGAACTGGAAGAGAGACCACCCAGTATCTCGTCGCCATTGAAGCTTCAATTTACAAAATCTCtgacaattacaaaaaaaaccaaagagagTTGTCTACCCGGCTCTAGCAATGGCAAAGCCAAAGCTTCACAAAATTTACAGAAAGTTGTaaaagagcattcacatcaggcTCAATAAATTTTAAGCCAAATTCAAACTAACACCCCCTACTATTTCGATTTCAGCTAACCCACCATTCACATACACTAGCATCAGACTCTCTATTCTTTCTCGCTCCAATTAAagattatttctttattcatcaACACCCAGAATAACATATGGAAATACAAAGAAGAATCAATACCCAGAATGAGAAATTAACACTGCATTCTGATCATCAGTCAAAGAAGTACAAATTTTCATTACAACCCTGAAATTTTTTCTAATTGGAGTCTATGATATACTCTTACAATAAATCAaatctaacttttatttttcttaattattggCATAACATAACAAATCTTAATGGGtgacaataacaaaaaatttagtaaatatatatttataagacCCAGATTCTATGATGTTTGATTTACAAGCTTATGTAGAAAATACAAATCCTCGGAAATGTTGAAATTAAGCAATACCCTATTATCAATCATCCAAAATTTCGCGTACATTCATCAGATCACAAAACAAAAGTGCAACAAATTTTGTGCAAACCGAAAGCAAAgtgagtggaaaaaaaaaagaagaagcgaaattaaaaggaacaaaaaaagaaaagagaaaaagaaaagggtctCACCTATCAGTGGCTTCGTGATTTGTTCAGGTTGTCTGTCTGGCTCTGgcgaaagagagagagatgtacaTGTACATGTAAGAAGTTTCTGAACTCTGTGTCTCTGGCGAAGTACTGAGTGGTGctttttgggttgggcttggCATAGTTTGGCTAATAATTTGGCATTTTGGGCTGGACAATGTAAATAATGAGTTTTTGGGTTACTTTTTTAACATTGGGGTTGGGTGGGTCTACTCTTGGAAGCCCATCTcaaattc is a genomic window of Quercus lobata isolate SW786 chromosome 2, ValleyOak3.0 Primary Assembly, whole genome shotgun sequence containing:
- the LOC115976118 gene encoding V-type proton ATPase subunit C, producing MATRYWVVSLPVQNSATSLWNRLQEQISKHSFDTPLYRFNVPNLRVGTLDSLLSLSDDLQKSNSFVEGVSHKIRRQIEELERVSGVESNALTVDGVPVDSYLTRFVWDEAKYPTMSPLRETVDSIHSQVSKIEDDLKVRVAEYNNVRSQLNAINRKQSGSLAVRDLSNLVKPEDIITSEHLVTLLAVVPKYSQKDWLASYETLTSYVVPRSSKKLFEDNEYALYTVTLFGRVADNFRTASREKGFQIRDFEHSPEAQESRKQELEKLIEDQGSMRSSLLQWCYNSYGEVFSAWMHFCAVRVFTESILRYGLPPSFLACVLAPSVKSEKKVRSILEGLCDTANSTYWKTEDEVGGGVAGLAGDADSHPYVSFTINLV